ATGGACACCGACCTCAAGAAGTTCATCCGCGCCCACCGCCAGAATCTCCAGAAGATCCCCGTGCCCACCGTCAAGGTATCCATCCGGCTACGATCGCTTCAGATCTGGATCAGgggttcttcttcttgtttttttttttcccgtgcACGCGGGGTGTTTGTGTGAATGCCTCGTCCGTGTTTGTCTGGTTCGATGGGGGTGATTGATGGGGGATGCGCTTGTGCAGATCCTGATGTACCAGCTCTGCAAGGGCGTTGCTTTCTGCCATGGCCGCGGTGTGCTGCACCGTGACCTCAAGCCGCATAACCTGCTCATGGACCGCAAGACCATGGCGCTCAAGATCGCCGACCTCGGGCTCAGCCGCTCGTTCACTGTCCCTCTCAAGAAGTACACCCACGAGGTCCGGTTCCTACATCCTACTACTAGCAGTCTCTAATCTGCTTGGTGATCTGTTTCGCATGCGTGATTTCTGTTCTTGGATCTCACTGTGATGAATGGATTATTTTTCGCAGATCCTGACGCTGTGGTACAGGGCTCCCGAGGTTCTTCTTGGCGCGGCACACTACTCCACTCCGGTTGACATCTGGTCTGTGGGCTGCATTTTTGGTACGGTGAACTGATATTTTGGCCACTGTAAATTATCATTTCTTCAGGATTCATGCCTTGACATTGTTGATATATCTTGTGCATTGCAGCTGAGTTGGCCACTAACCAACCTCTTTTCGCTGGAGATTCCGAGGTTCAGCAGCTTCTGCACATTTTCAAGTACTGTGCCTGTTTCCTCATCAATTGTTCTTTGTGCTCGCTGGCATACTTGAGGGGTATAATCGTGTATTCATGGTGGTGATTTATCTTGATTGTTTGGTTCCAGGTTGCTGGGCACCCCAAATGAGCAAGTTTGGCCAGGAGTGAGCAAGCTACCGAACTGGCACGAGTACCCCCAGTGGAATCCCTCGAAAGTGTCTGATCTTGTCCATGGTCTCGACGCTGATGCTCTTGATCTTCTTGAGGTTTGTACTATGCTGCTTTTGCTCGTTGCTATACTTGATTATTTTCTTCTACTTCAAAATCGATGTACAATGTTAGGTGTAAACTGTATCATGAACGTAAAATGGAAGAAAGGTGTTATCAATTGAATTGAATCCTGACATGGTTCTTGTTTTCGATTGCAGAAAATGCTGCAGTACGAGCCGTCGAAGCGGATCTCTGCGAAGAAGGCCATGGAGCATCCCTACTTCAACGACGTGAACAAGGAGCTCTACTGAAGGTCGATTGATGATGTTCAccaccaaggaaaaaaaaacgttGTGCGTCTTCGTGACTAGCCTGCCCTGAAGCA
The Oryza glaberrima chromosome 8, OglaRS2, whole genome shotgun sequence DNA segment above includes these coding regions:
- the LOC127782413 gene encoding cyclin-dependent kinase B2-1, yielding MAALHHQAAAAPVTTTTDGGELRAMDLYEKLEKVGEGTYGKVYKAREKATGRIVALKKTRLPEDDEGVPPTALREVSLLRMLSQDSHVVRLLDLKQGQNKEGQTILYLVFEYMDTDLKKFIRAHRQNLQKIPVPTVKILMYQLCKGVAFCHGRGVLHRDLKPHNLLMDRKTMALKIADLGLSRSFTVPLKKYTHEILTLWYRAPEVLLGAAHYSTPVDIWSVGCIFAELATNQPLFAGDSEVQQLLHIFKLLGTPNEQVWPGVSKLPNWHEYPQWNPSKVSDLVHGLDADALDLLEKMLQYEPSKRISAKKAMEHPYFNDVNKELY